In Burkholderia gladioli, a genomic segment contains:
- a CDS encoding beta-propeller fold lactonase family protein: MRNFLSLGRAALLFGALTVAAAPAAFANNVIVLNSAEATLSLIDEHSHQVVGTLPTGKEPHHLMATPDNSSLIVANSVSNSLMFLDPRTGAPQRTVEGIDDPYQLGFSPDRKWFVAAGLRLDRVDIYGYDGQNVHLVKRVPLQVMPSHLAFTKDSRTVLVSLQVSGELAAIDLPTQTVKWKMKVGKVPAGLWMTPGDKYVLVGMTGADYVAVVDWRNQKVVKTIPTGKGAHNFRSLADGTHVAVTNRVANTISIIDENTLTNVGDITGLLPGPDDMELSADRKTLWVTFRFAKKVGVIDLASRRLIQTIPVGRSPHGIYFYDRAPVTAPNGA, encoded by the coding sequence ATGCGCAATTTCCTGTCCCTCGGTCGCGCCGCCCTGCTGTTCGGCGCGCTGACCGTCGCCGCGGCGCCCGCCGCCTTCGCCAATAACGTGATCGTGCTGAATTCGGCCGAGGCGACCCTGTCGTTGATCGACGAGCACTCGCACCAGGTGGTCGGCACGCTGCCGACCGGCAAGGAACCGCATCACCTGATGGCGACGCCCGACAATTCCTCGCTGATCGTCGCCAATTCGGTGTCGAACAGCCTGATGTTCCTCGATCCGCGTACCGGCGCGCCGCAGCGCACCGTGGAAGGCATCGACGATCCCTACCAGCTCGGCTTCTCGCCCGACCGCAAGTGGTTCGTGGCGGCCGGCCTGCGCCTGGACCGCGTCGACATCTACGGCTACGACGGCCAGAACGTCCACCTGGTCAAGCGCGTGCCGCTGCAGGTGATGCCGAGCCACCTGGCCTTCACCAAGGACAGCCGCACCGTGCTGGTGTCGCTGCAGGTGTCGGGCGAGCTGGCCGCGATCGACCTGCCGACCCAGACGGTCAAGTGGAAGATGAAGGTCGGCAAGGTGCCGGCCGGCCTGTGGATGACGCCCGGCGACAAGTACGTGCTGGTCGGCATGACCGGCGCCGACTACGTGGCGGTGGTGGACTGGCGCAACCAGAAGGTGGTCAAGACCATCCCGACCGGCAAGGGCGCCCACAACTTCCGCTCGCTGGCCGACGGCACCCACGTGGCGGTGACCAATCGGGTCGCGAACACCATCAGCATCATCGACGAGAACACGCTCACCAACGTCGGCGACATCACCGGCCTGCTGCCCGGCCCCGACGACATGGAGCTGTCGGCCGACCGCAAGACGCTGTGGGTGACCTTCCGCTTCGCCAAGAAGGTCGGCGTGATCGACCTGGCCAGCCGCCGCCTGATCCAGACGATCCCGGTCGGCCGCTCGCCGCACGGCATCTATTTCTACGATCGCGCGCCGGTGACGGCGCCCAACGGCGCCTGA
- a CDS encoding sterol desaturase family protein — translation MLHMIASMLDTFVSNLQTWLYVDIVQPLMFRFDLMDYDEDTYDALYWVIVGALQVVAMYLLLRPLEALRPAESWQHRRETRVDVLYTLIAKLGIFTLFFFFAMQPLFDNFQSWLRLKGVANLNLDTLWPGVTSQPLVAFLIYLVVLDFAGYWYHRWQHRIGVWWELHAVHHSQRQMSLWTDDRNHLLDDLIQGCFFAAIALVIGVSPSQFVVLTALSNFVQSVQHTNARLPFGWLGERLLVSPAFHRRHHAVGYGHEGTAYGCNFGVLFPWWDMLFRTASWNKTPEPTGIREQYQGVSYGDGFWSQHWLAMVRIARRLAGRKPGKPGVSAGTA, via the coding sequence ATGCTGCACATGATCGCCTCGATGCTCGATACCTTCGTGTCGAACCTGCAGACCTGGCTGTACGTCGATATCGTCCAGCCGCTGATGTTCAGGTTCGACCTGATGGACTACGACGAGGACACCTACGACGCGCTGTACTGGGTGATCGTCGGCGCGCTGCAGGTGGTGGCGATGTACCTGCTGCTGCGCCCGCTCGAGGCGCTGCGGCCGGCCGAGTCGTGGCAGCACCGCCGCGAGACGCGCGTCGACGTGCTCTACACCTTGATCGCCAAGCTCGGCATCTTCACGCTGTTCTTCTTCTTCGCGATGCAGCCCCTGTTCGACAACTTCCAGTCGTGGCTGCGGCTCAAGGGCGTCGCGAACCTCAATCTCGACACGCTGTGGCCCGGGGTGACCTCGCAGCCGCTGGTGGCCTTCCTGATCTACCTGGTGGTGCTCGATTTCGCCGGCTACTGGTATCACCGCTGGCAGCACCGGATCGGCGTGTGGTGGGAACTGCACGCGGTCCATCACAGCCAGCGGCAGATGTCGCTGTGGACCGACGACCGCAACCACCTGCTCGACGACCTGATCCAGGGCTGTTTCTTCGCCGCCATCGCGCTGGTGATCGGCGTGTCGCCCTCGCAGTTCGTGGTGCTCACGGCGCTCTCGAACTTCGTGCAGAGCGTGCAGCACACCAACGCACGGCTGCCGTTCGGCTGGCTCGGCGAGCGCCTGCTGGTCAGCCCGGCCTTCCACCGGCGCCATCACGCGGTCGGCTACGGCCACGAAGGCACCGCCTACGGCTGCAATTTCGGCGTGCTGTTCCCCTGGTGGGACATGCTGTTCCGCACCGCGTCCTGGAACAAGACGCCCGAGCCCACCGGCATCCGCGAGCAATACCAGGGCGTGTCCTATGGCGACGGTTTCTGGTCCCAGCACTGGCTCGCGATGGTGCGCATCGCGCGACGCCTGGCAGGCCGCAAGCCCGGCAAGCCGGGTGTCTCGGCCGGCACGGCCTGA